Proteins from one Impatiens glandulifera chromosome 2, dImpGla2.1, whole genome shotgun sequence genomic window:
- the LOC124924952 gene encoding putative ubiquitin-conjugating enzyme E2 38 gives MAALSVKKPEIEEEKVSNGVTVIEKKFKNFDILPDVSSDHLYYWGRGGKRSNCSITPTSVAYKKIMKEWRILEKDLPDSIYVRAYENQINLLRAAIVGPAGTPYHDGLFFFDILFPSDYPFKPPIVTYHSFGLRINPNLYANGYVCLSLLSTWFSIRKGEGWNPNQSTIFQVLVSIQGMVLNRDPFFNEPGTGFILIPGQNKRSITYSENVFILSCKTMIYLLRRPPNDFDELVRSHFRDRASHILAACNAYMNGKQRICDYPAYNDDGSSSSSSSSRPVKKESRQFKEAVVKVYPSLLTAFTYAGDSVKSFVDEYKRENKERMSAIRVKKVDAETKKKKKMNKGFWNKIKGLFGLK, from the exons ATGGCTGCTCTCTCTGTAAAAAaaccagaaattgaagaagaaaaagtctCAAATGGCGTAACCGTAATAGAGAAGAAATTCAAGAATTTCGACATACTACCTGATGTCTCCTCCGATCACCTTTATTATTGGGGTCGGGGAGGCAAAAGGTCGAATTGTTCCATCACTCCCACAAGCGTAGCCTACAAGAAGATCATGAAAGAATGGCGGATACTTGAGAAAGATCTCCCCGATTCGATCTATGTCCGAGCCTACGAGAATCAAATCAACCTACTTCGTGCGGCGATCGTCGGTCCTGCCGGCACACCTTACCACGACGGACTCTTTTTCTTCGATATCTTGTTCCCGTCCGATTATCCATTCAAACCTCCAATAGTTACTTACCATTCATTCGGACTTCGTATAAACCCTAATCTCTATGCAAACGGTTACGTTTGCCTTAGCCTTCTCAGCACTTGGTTCTCCATAAGGAAGGGCGAGGGTTGGAACCCTAACCAATCCACCATTTTCCAG gtTTTGGTCTCGATTCAAGGAATGGTTCTGAATCGAGATCCATTCTTCAACGAACCTGGAACTGGATTCATACTGATACCAGGTCAAAACAAACGATCAATCACGTACAGTGAGAATGTGTTCATACTGTCATGCAAAACTATGATTTACTTGCTTCGGAGACCGCCAaatgattttgatgaattgGTTAGATCTCATTTCCGTGATCGAGCATCTCATATATTAGCTGCTTGCAATGCATATATGAACGGTAAACAAAGAATCTGTGACTATCCTGCTTATAATGACGATGGAtcgtcgtcttcttcttcttcttctcgtccTGTAAAGAAGGAGTCGAGACAATTCAAAGAGGCGGTGGTAAAGGTTTATCCTTCGTTGTTGACTGCATTTACATACGCTGGAGATTCAGTGAAAAGCTTTGTGGATGAGTATAAGAGAGAGAATAAAGAGAGAATGTCTGCGATTAGGGTTAAGAAAGTGGATGCagagacgaagaagaagaagaagatgaataaagGATTTTGGAATAAAATTAAGGGACTGTTTGGATTGAAGTAA